ACCCACGGGTCGACGACGGTCAGGCTGTCGGCGCCGGTGCTGGTGATCTCACCACCGACGGCCTTCACCCCGGCGGTGGCGGCGGCGGACGATCCACCGGCGCAGGCGGACAGGGTGGTCACCACAGACAGGGCGGCCAGGGTGGTGGCTGCGAGGGCGAGGCGCTTGCTCTGGTACTGGGGCATGACGAAGTAACTCCTCGGGCGCTGAAGGAACGCCGATGCCGCACCATGGCCGCGAAAGGGTCAGGGGCACCGGCGAAGGGTGAACGTTCCGGCTGTGGGCAGCCAGACCTGCGAATCAGGCGAAAATCGCCGGAGAACGCGGTGGGCCACGGCGCCCGACGGCACCGGTGAGGGGTTCGGGCCGGAGCGGGGCAGTGCGGCGCGAGGCGGTACGGCGTAGCCGGGCCCGCACCGGCAAGGGCCGGAAGCGGGCGGGAAGCTTCGGGAAGATCCACGAAAGCATGCGCCACAGAGCGGTTTCGCCCTTGCTCAGGAGAAGGCCGAGCAGGGCGGCGGCGCTCAGGTGGGCGAGGACCATCAGAGGCGAACTGCCGGCCATGGTCATCGCCGGGTTGTCCTGGCAGACCAGAGATCCCGGGTGGGCCATACCGGGATGGCTCAGGTGGGAAGACATCTGCGCGCAGTCGGCCGCCGGGCCGAACTGCCCGAACAACCAGTGCAGTGCGGTCTGGACCGCGACCATCGCGGTACCGACAGCCGCTGGTCGGTGCAGCTTTCCGGCGCTGAGCACGGCTACCGGGGCCAGGAGCAGGCCCAGCCCGGCCAACAGGATCGGGGAGGGCGCGGTGCCACCGGCGAGAAGGTGGGCCACGGCGGCGAGAGAGACGGCGCAGGCCGAGAAGGCCCCGGCGCGCAACACCCGGAGCTTGCCCTCGACGAGCTGTCGCTCGGCAGCCCGCGTACTCACGCGTTCAGGATAGCCAGAGTCTTCCGGTCCCTGCTGCCGGGCAGTTCGCTCGTTCAGGATTCGATCAGGATGTCCGGGGCGGCGTGCGGCCGGGTGACGCCGTCGACGAGGATCACCGAGCCCGAGCTGTTACGGGTGCGCAGCGGCAGGATGGAACGGTAGGCGGGAGAGTCGTACCAGTCCCGGGCGGCCTGAAGGCCCGGGAACGAGATCACCACGATGTCTCCCGCCCAGGTCTCTTCCAGCGCAAACACCCGCGCGCCGTGCACCAGGAACTGGCCTCCGAAGGGCTCCAGCGTGCTGTCGATGCGGTGCAGGTACTCGATCACTTCGTCGTTCATGGTGACGTCGGTGAGGTGGGCGATGGCGTAAGCGGTCATGAGGACGACGCTAGGTGTCGGTGCGGCCGCCCGGCGATGACCTCACAGGTCATGTGAACGGTACGGATCTCCGGTGAGGCTGCCCTGCGGAATTCGCCGGGAGGTTGCCGAATCGCCCCGCCGAAAGAACTGAATTT
The Kineosporia sp. NBRC 101731 genome window above contains:
- a CDS encoding DUF1330 domain-containing protein, which gives rise to MTAYAIAHLTDVTMNDEVIEYLHRIDSTLEPFGGQFLVHGARVFALEETWAGDIVVISFPGLQAARDWYDSPAYRSILPLRTRNSSGSVILVDGVTRPHAAPDILIES